From the genome of Athene noctua unplaced genomic scaffold, bAthNoc1.hap1.1 HAP1_HAP1_scaffold_31, whole genome shotgun sequence, one region includes:
- the LOC141974071 gene encoding protein Smaug homolog 2-like, whose translation MTYEEMMTLTAHQLESQNVPKRARQRILLSIQKLRERLNILRVLEQVLRCSPWVAHGLFYTTRPGTHILDGGNLLPVLQELQQIIVTPIKALQRPRAAPPTNDTSDEAPSRATKAKAPAAPITEKDIPGLFTRVMGKVCTQLLNSWPDEKNVTTYLQLLEQCLSHEAFTETQKKRLRTWWWQEGWGG comes from the exons atgacgtacgaggagatgatgaCGCTGACAGCACATCAACTCGAGTCGCAG AATGTCCCCAAGCGCGCACGGCAGAggatcctcctcagcatccagaaGCTGCGGGAGCGGCTAAACATCCtcagggtgctggagcag GTCCTCAGATGTAGCCCCTGGGTGGCCCATGGCCTCTTCTATACAACAAGGCCTGGCACG CACATCCTAGATGGAGGCAATCTGTTGCCGGTGCTTCAGGAGCTCCAACAGATcatagtgacccccattaaagcTCTTCAGCGCCCCCGGGCCGCTCCCCCCACAAATGACACCTCTGACGAGGCTCCTTCGAGGGCCACCAAAGCCaaagcccccgcagcccccatcACTGAGAAGGACATCCCGGGGCTgttcacccgtgtcatgggcaAAG TCTGCACCCAGCTCCTGAATTCGTGGCCGGATGAGAAAAACGTCACCACTTACCTCCAACTCTTGGAGCAGTGCCTGAGCCACGAG gcgttcacagagacacagaagaagaGGCTCCGCAcctggtggtggcag GAGGGTTGGGGGGGTTGA